A window of the Listeria swaminathanii genome harbors these coding sequences:
- a CDS encoding TlyA family RNA methyltransferase, translated as MTIKKERADILLVEQGLFETREKAKRAIMAGIVYRKEERVDKPGEKIPVDSELQVKGKQMPYVSRGGLKLEKALQVFDFDVKDKLMLDIGASTGGFTDCALQNGARHSYALDVGYNQLAWKLRNDDRVTVMERTNFRHVTPADFAEGLADFATIDVSFISLKLILPVLRTVLVTCGDVMTLIKPQFEAGREQVGKKGIIRDPAVHTSVVENIVQFALDNGYDLMGLDFSPITGGEGNIEFIAHLKWTGEETGTSHLEPDAIAKLITKAHTKLDK; from the coding sequence ATGACAATAAAAAAAGAACGCGCAGATATTCTGCTAGTAGAACAAGGATTATTTGAAACAAGAGAAAAAGCAAAACGCGCCATTATGGCGGGAATTGTTTACCGAAAAGAAGAGCGTGTAGATAAACCGGGAGAAAAAATCCCTGTTGATAGCGAACTTCAAGTAAAAGGAAAGCAAATGCCTTATGTGAGTCGCGGCGGCTTAAAGCTAGAAAAAGCCTTACAAGTATTTGATTTCGATGTAAAAGACAAACTAATGCTGGATATTGGGGCTTCAACTGGTGGCTTTACGGACTGTGCTTTGCAAAATGGAGCCAGACATTCGTATGCATTAGATGTTGGTTATAATCAGCTTGCGTGGAAACTACGTAATGATGACCGTGTGACTGTGATGGAACGGACCAATTTCCGTCATGTGACGCCAGCTGATTTTGCAGAAGGTTTAGCTGATTTTGCAACGATTGATGTTTCCTTTATTTCGCTTAAACTGATTTTACCAGTGCTTAGAACGGTGCTTGTGACGTGTGGCGATGTGATGACGCTTATCAAACCGCAATTTGAAGCTGGACGGGAACAAGTTGGCAAAAAAGGAATTATCCGCGATCCAGCAGTACACACATCTGTTGTTGAAAATATCGTTCAATTTGCGCTAGATAATGGCTATGACTTGATGGGACTTGATTTCTCACCTATTACAGGCGGAGAAGGAAACATCGAATTTATCGCACATCTTAAGTGGACTGGCGAGGAAACTGGAACAAGTCATTTGGAACCAGATGCGATTGCAAAACTTATCACAAAAGCACATACAAAATTAGATAAATAA
- the ahrC gene encoding transcriptional regulator AhrC/ArgR produces MNKGHRHIIIRELITSNEIDTQEDLVELLLERDVKVTQATVSRDIKELHLVKVPTQTGGYKYSLPADNSFNPHQKLKRALIDCFIGIDNVQFMIILKVMPGNGNSVGALIDNLDWPEKAGTICGDDTCLIICRSEENAKTLTDRFIDML; encoded by the coding sequence ATGAATAAAGGTCATCGTCATATTATTATTCGAGAATTGATTACATCTAATGAGATTGACACGCAGGAAGATTTAGTAGAACTTCTATTAGAACGCGATGTTAAAGTCACCCAAGCAACCGTTTCCCGTGATATTAAAGAACTTCATCTTGTCAAAGTTCCAACACAAACAGGCGGATATAAATATAGTCTACCTGCCGATAATAGTTTCAACCCACATCAAAAACTAAAACGCGCTTTGATTGATTGCTTTATTGGCATTGATAATGTGCAATTTATGATTATTTTAAAAGTAATGCCGGGAAATGGGAACTCTGTTGGTGCGCTAATAGATAACCTAGACTGGCCGGAAAAAGCTGGAACTATTTGTGGAGACGACACGTGTTTAATTATTTGTCGCTCAGAAGAAAATGCGAAAACATTAACAGATCGTTTTATAGATATGCTTTAA
- the recN gene encoding DNA repair protein RecN encodes MLQEMTIKNFAIIESLSLTFQEGMTVLTGETGAGKSIIIDALGLLVGGRGSADFIRHGEERLELQGLFGLAEDNHACRNALLENGIDASDDMVVLERSLFRSGKNSCRINGKLVTTVLLRQIGSKLIDIHSQHEHQELMNEEFHLSLLDRFASDKIKSALTKYQTNFKEYQAIEKEWQNWTKNERELAQRLDMLRFQQQEIENANLQAGEEDRLLEQKNILANFEKLNENLQGAYAAIQGEPGGLEFVGEAMRQMETAASIHTDYKAVSEAISSSYYMLEDSMSQIRQSLDQLEFQPEELNQIESRLNDLNQLKRKYGKTIEDIIQYEQEISSEMEKLTDSESHVGHLETKLATLKAELTKQANTLTDIRKKAAIILEKQIKQELNQLYMEKAIFSVRFEPNKMDLTESGQDSIVFYMSTNPGEPLKPLAKIASGGELSRMMLALKTIFSRHQGITSIIFDEVDTGVSGRVGQAIAEKIYAVSVGSQVLCISHLPQVAAMANHHYYITKKVQNKRTTTSVTVLKGEDKVEEISRMIAGIEVTELTKQHAKEMIEQAEKVKQTY; translated from the coding sequence TTGCTTCAAGAAATGACAATTAAAAACTTTGCTATCATCGAATCGCTTTCTTTAACTTTTCAAGAAGGGATGACGGTATTAACAGGGGAGACCGGCGCTGGTAAATCAATTATTATTGATGCGCTTGGTCTTCTTGTTGGCGGACGTGGTTCGGCAGATTTTATCCGTCACGGCGAGGAACGCTTGGAACTTCAAGGGCTATTCGGATTAGCGGAGGATAACCACGCTTGCCGCAACGCACTTTTAGAAAATGGAATAGACGCTTCAGATGATATGGTCGTTTTGGAACGTAGCTTATTTCGCTCAGGGAAAAATAGTTGCCGTATTAATGGAAAACTAGTTACAACGGTTCTCCTGCGCCAAATCGGTTCCAAATTAATTGATATCCATAGCCAACACGAACATCAGGAATTGATGAATGAGGAGTTTCATTTATCGTTACTAGATCGTTTTGCCTCAGACAAAATTAAATCGGCGCTTACGAAGTATCAAACTAATTTTAAAGAATACCAAGCAATTGAGAAAGAATGGCAAAATTGGACAAAAAATGAACGAGAACTAGCGCAGCGACTAGATATGCTTCGTTTTCAACAACAGGAAATCGAAAATGCCAATTTACAAGCTGGCGAAGAAGATCGTTTGTTAGAACAAAAAAACATTTTAGCTAATTTTGAAAAACTGAATGAAAATTTGCAAGGTGCTTATGCGGCGATTCAAGGTGAGCCTGGTGGGCTAGAGTTTGTCGGGGAAGCGATGCGCCAAATGGAAACAGCGGCCAGCATTCACACGGATTATAAAGCGGTTAGTGAAGCAATTTCGTCTAGTTACTATATGCTAGAAGATAGCATGAGCCAAATTAGGCAATCGCTCGATCAGCTAGAATTCCAACCAGAAGAACTTAATCAAATTGAATCGCGTTTGAATGACTTAAACCAATTGAAACGCAAATATGGTAAAACAATTGAAGATATCATTCAATACGAACAAGAAATAAGCAGCGAAATGGAAAAACTAACGGATAGTGAATCACATGTAGGTCATTTAGAGACAAAATTAGCTACTCTTAAAGCCGAACTAACGAAACAGGCCAACACGCTCACAGATATCCGTAAAAAAGCTGCCATTATTTTAGAAAAGCAAATTAAACAAGAATTGAATCAACTTTACATGGAAAAAGCTATTTTTAGCGTGCGCTTTGAACCGAATAAAATGGATTTGACAGAATCTGGTCAAGATAGCATCGTTTTCTATATGTCCACTAACCCGGGTGAGCCTCTAAAACCATTAGCCAAAATTGCTTCTGGCGGTGAATTATCGCGAATGATGTTAGCTTTAAAAACCATTTTTTCAAGACATCAAGGCATTACTTCCATCATTTTCGATGAAGTAGATACGGGTGTAAGCGGTCGGGTCGGTCAAGCGATTGCGGAAAAAATATACGCTGTGTCTGTAGGATCGCAAGTGCTGTGTATTAGCCATTTACCACAAGTTGCTGCCATGGCGAATCACCATTACTACATCACCAAAAAAGTCCAAAACAAGCGGACAACAACCTCTGTAACTGTGCTAAAAGGTGAAGATAAAGTAGAAGAAATCAGTCGAATGATTGCTGGAATAGAAGTAACAGAACTAACTAAACAACATGCAAAAGAAATGATTGAACAAGCAGAAAAAGTAAAACAAACCTATTAA
- a CDS encoding phosphate acyltransferase, giving the protein MTKSRFFTEVADTSSFVFAVAGADDEVVLETIRLALNQKLGKFLLFGKQEDKTLTAHESVTWIQADTAEAAAQGAILAVKNKEADILVKGFIPTATLMRHVLKKENGLRTNQLLSQIAIFDIPTYHKPLLVTDCAMNVAPTTKEKIAITENAVATAHKIGIAEPKIALLSAVEEVTEKMPSTVDAQEVVEHFGNKINIAGPLALDVAISKEAALHKGITDSSAGEADILIAPNIETGNVLYKSLVYFAGAKVGSAIVGAKVPIVISSRNDTPENKLASFILTVRMVGK; this is encoded by the coding sequence ATGACAAAAAGCAGATTTTTTACAGAAGTAGCAGACACAAGCTCATTTGTTTTTGCCGTAGCAGGTGCGGATGATGAAGTCGTACTAGAAACGATTCGTCTCGCATTAAACCAGAAACTAGGTAAATTTCTTTTATTTGGGAAACAGGAAGATAAAACGTTAACAGCGCATGAAAGTGTTACGTGGATTCAAGCGGATACAGCAGAAGCAGCTGCACAAGGTGCCATTTTAGCTGTGAAAAATAAAGAAGCCGATATTTTAGTCAAAGGATTTATTCCGACGGCTACATTGATGCGTCACGTGTTAAAAAAAGAAAACGGCTTGCGCACCAACCAACTGTTAAGCCAGATCGCCATTTTTGACATTCCGACTTATCATAAACCTTTACTAGTAACAGATTGCGCCATGAACGTCGCGCCAACAACGAAAGAAAAAATTGCGATTACAGAAAATGCGGTTGCGACTGCGCATAAAATTGGTATCGCCGAGCCTAAAATTGCTTTGCTCAGTGCTGTAGAAGAAGTGACAGAGAAAATGCCGTCTACCGTCGATGCTCAGGAAGTTGTGGAGCATTTTGGCAATAAAATCAATATCGCTGGACCGTTAGCGCTAGATGTAGCCATTTCAAAAGAAGCGGCCTTGCATAAAGGGATTACCGATAGTTCGGCTGGTGAAGCGGATATATTAATCGCTCCAAATATCGAAACAGGAAATGTTCTTTATAAATCGCTAGTATACTTTGCAGGAGCTAAGGTTGGCAGTGCGATTGTTGGCGCAAAAGTACCGATTGTGATTTCCTCAAGAAATGATACACCTGAGAATAAATTAGCTTCATTTATCCTAACTGTAAGAATGGTTGGAAAATGA
- the buk gene encoding butyrate kinase, which produces MSFDVLTINPGSTSTKLAVYQGDKVLFEETVRHTMQELADFNNVQEQFDFRWQVLRRVMDAFGYDVKNLQAVVGRGGLLRPVAGGTYMVTEKMIADLQANKYGEHASNLGAMLAKKLADELEIPSFIVDPVVVDEMQAIARVSGNAFVARKSIFHALNHKAAGRKIAKQLGSDYEKMNFVIAHLGGGVSVAAHRQGKAVDVNNALDGDGPFSPERSGSLPMNDFLEACFSGNWTKRELHDLIVGRGGMISYLETNSMLDVEARVKAGDEKAIEAFDAMAYQVSKEIGACSVVLQGKIDAIILTGGLARSELFTQKITEQTNWIASVIIEPGEDELEALNSGVQRVLAGLEEGKVY; this is translated from the coding sequence ATGTCTTTTGATGTTTTGACCATAAATCCTGGTTCCACGTCTACAAAACTCGCTGTTTACCAAGGCGATAAAGTACTTTTTGAAGAAACAGTCAGACACACAATGCAAGAACTAGCCGATTTTAACAATGTACAGGAACAATTTGATTTTAGATGGCAAGTTTTACGTCGAGTGATGGATGCATTTGGTTATGATGTAAAGAATCTACAAGCAGTAGTTGGAAGAGGTGGCTTACTTCGACCAGTTGCTGGTGGTACATATATGGTTACAGAAAAAATGATTGCAGATTTACAAGCAAATAAATACGGAGAGCACGCTTCGAATTTAGGTGCGATGCTAGCGAAGAAACTAGCAGATGAACTCGAAATTCCAAGTTTCATTGTCGACCCCGTTGTCGTTGATGAAATGCAGGCAATTGCCAGAGTTTCCGGGAATGCCTTTGTTGCGAGAAAAAGTATTTTCCATGCGTTGAATCATAAAGCAGCTGGTCGGAAAATTGCCAAACAACTAGGATCCGATTATGAAAAAATGAATTTCGTTATTGCCCATCTTGGCGGTGGGGTTTCAGTTGCTGCCCATCGACAAGGAAAAGCAGTTGATGTAAATAACGCTTTAGATGGAGATGGTCCTTTTAGTCCAGAACGGTCGGGCTCGCTTCCGATGAATGATTTTCTGGAAGCTTGTTTTAGCGGGAATTGGACGAAGCGTGAACTACATGATCTTATTGTTGGTCGCGGCGGAATGATTTCTTACTTAGAAACTAACAGCATGCTAGATGTAGAAGCTAGGGTGAAAGCCGGTGACGAAAAAGCCATCGAAGCTTTTGACGCAATGGCCTATCAGGTTAGTAAAGAAATTGGCGCTTGCTCCGTTGTCCTTCAAGGGAAGATTGACGCGATTATTTTAACTGGCGGACTTGCTAGAAGTGAGCTTTTTACACAAAAAATTACCGAGCAAACAAACTGGATAGCCAGTGTGATTATAGAGCCAGGAGAAGACGAATTAGAAGCATTAAATAGCGGCGTACAACGCGTGCTTGCTGGTCTTGAAGAAGGAAAAGTGTATTAA
- the lpdA gene encoding dihydrolipoyl dehydrogenase, which yields MATEYDVVILGGGTGGYVAAIQAAKNGQKVAVVEKGKVGGTCLHRGCIPTKALLRSAEVLQTVKKASEFGISVEGTAGINFLQAQERKQQIVDQLEKGIHQLFKQGKIDLFVGTGTILGPSIFSPTAGTISVEFEDGSENEMLIPKNLIIATGSKPRTLNGLTIDEEDVLSSDGALNLETLPKSIIIVGGGVIGMEWASMMHDFGVEVTVLEYADRILPTEDKEVAKELARLYKKKKLTMHISAEVQAASYKKTDTGVEIKAIIKGEEQTFAADKILVSVGRSANTENIGLQNTDIATENGFIQVNNFYQTKESHIYAIGDCIPTIQLAHVAMEEGTIAANHIAGKATEKLDYDLVPRCIYTSTEIASVGITEEQAKERGHEVKKGKFFFRGIGKALVYGESDGFIKIIADKKTDDILGVSMIGPHVTDMISEAALAQVLNATPWEVGNTIHPHPTLSESFREAALAVDGNAIHG from the coding sequence GTGGCAACAGAATATGATGTAGTTATTCTTGGCGGAGGAACTGGCGGTTACGTCGCAGCAATCCAAGCAGCTAAGAACGGCCAAAAAGTAGCTGTCGTTGAAAAAGGGAAAGTTGGTGGAACATGCCTTCACCGCGGATGTATTCCAACGAAAGCATTGTTACGTTCAGCTGAAGTTCTACAAACAGTAAAAAAAGCAAGTGAATTTGGTATCTCGGTTGAAGGAACTGCCGGAATCAATTTTTTACAAGCACAAGAAAGAAAACAGCAAATAGTAGATCAATTAGAAAAAGGTATCCACCAATTATTTAAACAAGGTAAAATTGACTTGTTTGTTGGAACGGGAACGATTTTGGGACCATCGATTTTTTCACCAACTGCTGGAACAATTTCAGTCGAATTTGAAGATGGCTCTGAAAATGAAATGCTAATTCCTAAAAACTTAATTATCGCGACTGGCTCCAAACCGCGCACATTAAATGGTTTAACAATCGATGAAGAAGATGTTTTATCATCTGACGGCGCGCTAAACCTTGAAACTTTACCAAAATCAATCATTATTGTTGGTGGCGGAGTTATCGGGATGGAATGGGCTTCGATGATGCATGATTTTGGCGTAGAAGTCACTGTGCTAGAATATGCCGACCGAATTTTGCCGACCGAAGATAAAGAGGTAGCGAAAGAATTAGCAAGACTGTATAAAAAGAAAAAACTAACGATGCATATATCTGCTGAAGTTCAAGCAGCTAGTTATAAAAAAACGGATACTGGTGTGGAAATTAAAGCGATCATCAAAGGCGAAGAGCAGACTTTTGCAGCGGATAAAATCCTTGTTTCCGTTGGGCGCTCAGCTAATACAGAAAACATCGGTTTACAAAACACGGATATCGCGACCGAAAACGGCTTTATCCAAGTAAATAATTTTTACCAAACAAAAGAAAGTCATATTTATGCGATTGGTGACTGTATACCAACGATTCAACTTGCGCACGTTGCAATGGAAGAAGGAACGATTGCAGCCAACCATATTGCAGGAAAAGCGACCGAAAAACTGGATTACGACTTAGTTCCACGCTGTATTTATACTTCTACTGAAATTGCCAGTGTCGGCATTACAGAAGAACAAGCGAAAGAACGCGGTCACGAAGTTAAAAAAGGTAAATTCTTCTTCCGTGGTATCGGGAAAGCGCTCGTTTACGGAGAATCAGACGGTTTCATTAAAATTATTGCAGATAAAAAGACAGATGATATCTTAGGCGTGAGCATGATTGGTCCACACGTAACGGACATGATTAGCGAAGCCGCTTTAGCGCAAGTTTTAAATGCAACGCCGTGGGAAGTGGGCAACACGATTCACCCGCACCCAACTTTATCAGAAAGTTTTAGAGAAGCTGCCCTTGCTGTGGATGGCAATGCAATTCATGGTTAA
- a CDS encoding thiamine pyrophosphate-dependent dehydrogenase E1 component subunit alpha: MTLKEAGLTEDKLIKMYETMLMARRLDERMWLLNRSGKIPFTISGQGQETAQIGAAFAFDLDKDYALPYYRDLAVVLAFGMTAKDIMLSAFAKAEDPNSGGRQMPAHFGQKSNRIVTQSSPVTTQFPHAAGIGLAAKMAGDEIAIYASTGEGSSNQGDFHEGINFASVHKLPVVFVIHNNQYAISVPASKQYAAEKLSDRAIGYGIPGERVDGTNMGEVYAAFKRAADRARNGEGPTLIETVSYRFTPHSSDDDDSSYRSREEVNEAKGKDPLTIFQTELLEEGYLTEEKIAEIEKNIAKEVNEATDYAESAAYAEPESSLLYVYDEEANS, encoded by the coding sequence ATGACTTTAAAAGAAGCAGGTTTAACAGAAGATAAATTAATTAAAATGTATGAAACGATGTTAATGGCAAGAAGACTTGATGAGCGTATGTGGCTACTTAACCGTTCTGGGAAAATTCCTTTTACCATTTCTGGGCAAGGACAAGAAACGGCACAAATTGGCGCAGCGTTTGCCTTTGATTTAGATAAAGATTACGCATTACCATATTACCGCGATTTGGCAGTTGTGTTGGCGTTCGGGATGACAGCGAAAGACATTATGTTATCTGCCTTCGCTAAAGCCGAAGATCCAAACTCTGGCGGACGTCAAATGCCAGCTCACTTTGGTCAAAAATCAAACCGCATCGTTACACAAAGTTCACCAGTAACAACCCAGTTCCCGCACGCAGCAGGAATTGGTCTTGCAGCAAAAATGGCTGGTGACGAAATTGCAATTTATGCATCAACTGGGGAAGGATCTTCTAACCAAGGTGATTTCCATGAAGGAATCAACTTCGCATCTGTACATAAGTTGCCAGTTGTTTTCGTTATTCACAATAACCAATATGCCATTTCTGTGCCAGCATCGAAACAGTATGCCGCAGAAAAGCTATCTGACCGAGCAATTGGTTACGGCATCCCTGGTGAACGTGTTGACGGAACGAACATGGGAGAAGTGTATGCAGCATTTAAACGTGCCGCAGATCGCGCTAGAAACGGCGAAGGACCTACCTTAATCGAAACAGTTTCATACCGCTTCACGCCGCACTCCTCCGATGATGACGATAGCAGTTATCGTTCCAGAGAAGAAGTGAACGAAGCAAAAGGAAAAGATCCACTGACAATTTTCCAAACAGAACTACTTGAAGAAGGTTACTTAACCGAAGAAAAAATCGCTGAAATCGAAAAAAATATCGCTAAAGAAGTTAATGAAGCGACAGATTACGCGGAAAGTGCAGCATACGCTGAACCAGAATCATCTTTACTTTATGTATATGATGAAGAAGCGAATAGCTGA
- a CDS encoding alpha-ketoacid dehydrogenase subunit beta, producing MPVISYIDAITMALKEEMERDDKVFILGEDVGKKGGVFKATAGLYDEFGEDRVLDTPLAESAIAGVGIGAAMYGYRPVAEMQFADFIMPAVNQIISEASRIRYRSNNDWSCPMVIRAPFGGGVHGALYHSQSVEKVFFGQPGLKIVVPSSPYDAKGLLKAAIRDNDPVLFFEHKRAYRLLKGEVPETDYIVPIGKANVVREGDDITVITYGLAVQFAQQAAERLAAEGVEAHILDLRTIYPLDQEAIIEATKKTGKVLLVTEDNKQGSIISEVAAIISEHCLFDLDAPIARLAGPDTPAMPFAPTMEKHFMINPDKVADAMKELAEF from the coding sequence ATGCCAGTCATTTCATATATTGATGCAATAACAATGGCGCTTAAAGAGGAAATGGAGCGCGACGATAAAGTATTTATTTTAGGAGAAGATGTAGGGAAAAAAGGCGGCGTATTTAAAGCGACTGCTGGCCTATATGATGAATTCGGTGAAGACCGAGTACTCGATACACCACTTGCTGAGTCTGCGATTGCCGGAGTTGGAATTGGCGCAGCGATGTATGGCTATCGTCCAGTGGCAGAAATGCAATTTGCTGACTTTATTATGCCTGCTGTGAACCAAATTATTTCAGAAGCATCCAGAATTCGCTATCGTTCCAATAACGATTGGTCTTGCCCGATGGTTATTCGCGCACCTTTTGGCGGCGGGGTACACGGAGCACTTTACCATTCTCAATCTGTCGAAAAAGTATTCTTTGGCCAACCTGGTTTGAAAATTGTTGTTCCATCTTCACCATACGATGCTAAAGGGCTTTTAAAGGCGGCGATTCGCGATAACGATCCAGTGCTTTTCTTTGAACATAAACGAGCTTACCGCTTACTAAAAGGCGAAGTGCCAGAAACAGATTATATCGTTCCAATCGGCAAAGCAAATGTTGTCCGCGAAGGCGATGATATTACCGTAATTACTTATGGACTTGCGGTTCAATTTGCGCAACAAGCAGCAGAACGTTTGGCAGCGGAAGGCGTAGAAGCGCATATTCTTGATTTACGTACAATTTACCCATTAGACCAAGAAGCGATTATCGAAGCAACGAAAAAAACAGGTAAAGTACTGCTTGTAACAGAAGATAATAAACAAGGAAGCATTATCAGTGAAGTAGCAGCGATTATTTCGGAGCATTGTCTATTTGATTTAGACGCACCGATTGCAAGACTGGCAGGACCAGATACGCCAGCAATGCCTTTTGCACCAACAATGGAAAAACACTTTATGATTAATCCAGATAAAGTGGCGGATGCAATGAAAGAATTAGCGGAATTTTAG
- a CDS encoding dihydrolipoamide acetyltransferase family protein: protein MAVEKITMPKLGESVTEGTISSWLVKPGDTVEKYDAIAEVLTDKVTAEIPSSFSGTIKEILAEEDETLEVGEVICTIETVEAGSSEPVAEVEKAETKAPEKQETKQVKLAEAPASGRFSPAVLRIAGENNIDLSTVEGTGKGGRITRKDLLQVIENGPVAAKAEVKSTPEAKTATPTPVRSAAGDKEIPINGVRKAIAKHMSVSKQEIPHAWMMVEVDATGLVRYRNAVKDSFKKEEGYSLTYFAFFIKAVAQALKEFPQLNSTWAGDKIIEHANINISIAIAAGDLLYVPVIKNADEKSIKGIAREISELAGKARAGKLSQADMEGGTFTVNSTGSFGSVQSMGIINHPQAAILQVESIVKRPVIIDDMIAVRDMVNLCLSIDHRILDGLLAGKFLQAIKANVEKISKENTALY, encoded by the coding sequence GTGGCAGTTGAAAAAATCACCATGCCCAAATTAGGGGAAAGTGTAACAGAAGGAACGATTAGCTCATGGTTAGTGAAACCAGGCGATACAGTCGAAAAATATGATGCTATCGCGGAAGTTTTAACTGACAAAGTAACAGCTGAAATCCCATCTTCTTTTAGCGGGACAATCAAAGAAATTTTAGCCGAAGAAGATGAAACGTTAGAAGTAGGCGAAGTGATTTGCACAATCGAAACAGTAGAGGCAGGCAGTTCAGAGCCAGTTGCTGAAGTAGAAAAGGCAGAAACTAAAGCGCCTGAAAAACAAGAAACGAAACAAGTTAAATTAGCAGAAGCACCAGCTAGCGGAAGATTTTCACCAGCTGTACTTCGAATTGCTGGTGAAAATAATATTGATTTATCAACCGTAGAAGGCACTGGTAAAGGTGGCAGAATTACAAGAAAAGATTTACTTCAAGTCATCGAAAATGGCCCAGTAGCCGCTAAAGCAGAAGTGAAAAGCACGCCAGAAGCAAAAACAGCCACTCCAACTCCCGTACGTTCAGCTGCCGGCGATAAAGAAATTCCAATTAATGGCGTAAGAAAAGCTATTGCGAAACATATGAGCGTCAGCAAGCAAGAAATCCCGCACGCATGGATGATGGTGGAAGTAGATGCAACTGGACTTGTTCGCTACCGTAATGCAGTCAAAGATAGCTTCAAAAAAGAGGAAGGTTACTCGTTAACTTATTTCGCCTTTTTCATCAAAGCTGTTGCACAAGCCTTAAAAGAATTCCCGCAACTTAACAGTACGTGGGCAGGAGATAAAATCATTGAGCACGCCAATATCAATATTTCCATTGCTATTGCGGCCGGCGATTTATTATATGTTCCAGTCATTAAAAATGCGGATGAAAAATCCATTAAAGGCATTGCTCGCGAAATCAGCGAACTTGCCGGAAAAGCACGTGCTGGCAAACTAAGCCAAGCGGACATGGAAGGTGGTACTTTCACCGTAAACAGTACTGGTTCATTTGGTTCTGTTCAATCTATGGGAATTATTAACCATCCGCAAGCAGCGATTCTTCAAGTAGAATCGATTGTTAAGCGTCCTGTCATTATTGATGATATGATTGCCGTACGCGATATGGTTAACCTATGCCTATCCATCGACCACCGTATTTTAGATGGCTTACTAGCAGGGAAATTCTTACAAGCAATTAAAGCCAATGTCGAAAAAATTTCCAAAGAAAATACAGCGTTGTATTAA
- the prli42 gene encoding stressosome-associated protein Prli42, whose product MTNKKVVRVVVILMLIAIVLSSVLTGLLMFL is encoded by the coding sequence ATGACTAATAAAAAAGTAGTTCGCGTTGTCGTTATTTTAATGTTAATCGCGATTGTATTATCCAGCGTTTTAACCGGGTTATTAATGTTTTTATAA